The Estrella lausannensis genomic interval AGTTTCTCAAGCTGCGGGAGCTTTTTCTTTTCCCAAAAAACAAATTTTAAGACACTTTCGTCATACGGTCGGTGCCATCTTCGTCGGGCTGCGGAGGCAGCAGGAGGGAAGGGGCCTAAATCATTTTCCAAATCCAAAACGGGGGATATACGATCAATTCATGGGGTTTCAAAAGACGCTGTCTCTTTGTTTCTTTTTAAGTATTGCATTCCAATCGCTTTTTTCAGCACCCCTCATAGAGCAATTTAAGCACGCGGGGTATGCAGAGTTTTGCGATAAAAGGCAGGGAGCGGCAGCGTTTAACTCCCTCTATGCTCAATTCGATGAGCTTATCGCCTTTCTTCAGTCAAATCCCGTGTGGGCGCAAAAATTACAAAGCGTTAAAGAGCGTTTTATTCGCTCTAAAGCAAGAAATTACTACTCCACCGATTTTTTTGGCTTTTACGATGAGTCAAAAAGAGAAGGAAGAAGACAAATCTCCTTTTATTACTCAATCCACTTTCACGAGTTTATAGATTCTTACTATCCGGAGTTCAGCCAGGTTCCGGAAATCGTCCGCTTTCTGGAAGCTTGTCGTACGATACAACAACCCTATGGAGATGTGTTTGAAGAGGCGGCGGCTGAGCTGGGGGTTGAAACGATTTTTGCCTCGAAATATGGCTCTCCTCCGCTCCTTTTCAAGGTCGTTAAATATCTATCCTCTTACATCGCCACAAAGCCTCACTACGATGGCAGCGCATTTTCCCTTTTTCTCGATAGCACCGATAGTCAATCGCTCCTGCTTGCTCCTTATCAATCCTCATTCACAGTCGAAGATTTTGCCTCCCCACCGCGAGAGTTTTCTCGGCAAGAGGATCAAAACTCGATCCTACTTATTCCGGGAGCCCTTTTAACAGACTTCTTCATCTACCCGACCCCTCATATTGTCTTGCAAAGTGAAAAAAGTCGCTATGCTGCAGTCGCGTTCGCGATGAGGCCCAACTACACTCCTCAGAAATGCGAATTTTCCTCCCTTCCGCGCTTTGACATCGATTGAATAATTCTTTCTTAAGAGTTACGATTCAAAAAAATATTGGTATTTTCATGTTTAGATATTTGATTTTTTTGTTCTCCGCGCATTCCTTATCCGCTCTGACGACTCTCAGCGTCACCCTCAGCTCAGATAACAATCCCGGGGGCATAGGAGAGATTGGCGACCTGAGATACTGCTTGAATTCCATGAATCAAGATTTGAACACGACACCGGATGATTATGCGATTGTCTTCGACTATCCGATGACCATTCAACTCAATGGAATTTTGCCGATTATTAACAATCCCTCAAATCCGGTGAATATCACCATTGGTAACCCAGGGTCAACCCCCACAGTCACCATTGATGGCAACAGCGGCGCTTACAGCGGATTTTTCATCCCCATCGGGAACGTGACGATCCAAAATATGATCTTTCAAAACCTGGCTGCCAAAGGAGGCGATGGCGGGGATGGAATCTCGGGCGGTGGCGGAGGCATGGGTGCCGGCGGAGCCATTTATGCCCCTCAATTCTTTTTAAACGGTTCCAATCCTTCCATCACCTTGATCAATGTGCTGGTCAATAACTGTTCCGCTATAGGTGGAAATGGGGGAAGTTATTTAGGTCTTTCGTCTACAGGCAACGAGGGTGGCGGCGGCGGCGGCGGGTTTAGCGGAAATGGAGGTTCAATTACAACCACTGGCAGTACCGGAGGAGGTGGTGGTGGTGGATTTGGAGGAGATGGCGGGAATGTCACCCTTTCAACCGATAGCTCAGGCGGCGGCGGAGGCGGTGGAGGCGGCTTGGGATCCCGCGCCACGATCGGGTTGCTCACAAATCTTGGAAATGGCGGCTCCGATCAGGATCTTGGCCAGGATGGAAATGGCTATGGTCTCACGATCACCGCTGGGTATGGCGGTGGCGGCAAGAGTGGGGGAGCCAATGCCGGAGGTGGAGGTGGCGGCGGCGGTGACGGGGAGACCGTAATTTCAGGAGGTGGCGGTGGAGGAAGCTCAGGCTTTCAGGGCACGCAGCCTCAGGGCGCGATACCTCCAGGAGGCAGCACTGTACCGTCTGGAGGTAATGGAGGAGACGGCGGGGGAGGAGGCGGTGGCGGGGTCGTCATCACTTCTATTCCCAATGCAGTTGACGGACAGGCAGGAAGCGGCGGCTACGGCGGCGGCGGAGGTGGCGGGTCCGGCATTGGCGCCCATGACAGCGCTTATACTGTCAAGGGGGGCTCAGGCGGAGTCGGCGGCGGCGGAGGAGGCGGAGGGGTCAACCAATCCGGTCTGACCCTTGCTGATGGCGGCAATTCCCTTGGCGGGGGTGGCGGCGCTGGTGGAGGTCCTTCCGAGGGCCTCAATGCCCCCGGTGGGGTAGATGTTGGCAATCTCGGTGGAGGGGCCGGAGGATTCGGAGCGAGCACCGTTGGACAAGGCTCTGGAGGCGGCGGAGGAGGAGGCGGCAGCGGCCTTGGGGGTGCTATCTTTGTGGATAGCAATTTGAATTTCACGATAAGAGCGTTTCAGGGAATACCTACCACTTTCAACACATCGAACAATAGCGTACAAGCCGGAATCCACGGAATCGGAGCCCCCGGAGGGTCTGATGGCAACGACGGGTATGCACTGGGAAATAGCATCTTCCTGCGCACCGGCTCCTCTCTCACTTTCATGGCCCACGATGCAAATGATCTCCTGACTCTCGGTGAGCAGGTAGCGTTTATTGATGATACGTCCTTCGGAGTGGGAGGGACTAATGTGTATGTTCGAGGAGATGGAACTGTCGTTTACGACGGAACGACAGATTATCAGGGAACCGTCATGATCTTTAATGCGAATTTTAAAGTGAATGGACGCATTGATGAAGCGCAAATTTTTGTCTGTAGAAATAAAAGTTTTAGCTTGCAACGAGGTACCCTAAGCGGATGCGGGGTGCTGTCAGGATCGGTCTTTGCCAATTCCGGAACGATCTCCCCGGACGCGGGAAAAACGCTCACCCTTGGCAGTTTGTCTTTGAATCCAGCGGTTCCAGTTAGCGGTGTTGCCGGCAGTTTGGTGCATATTGAAATTGATTCGGGCAGCATCCCTTCTGTGGTTCATGTTGCGGGACCGGCATCCTTAGCGGGCACGCTGGAGATTGACCTCGATCCCAACGCACAGCCGGGGACATACAAAATTCTCACTTCGTCTGCCGTTTCTGGAACCTTTGATTTAGTTACATTCACCGGATCCACGCCGGATTATTCGCTCACGTACGATCCTACGTATGTGCAATTGAATTTCTTAGGATATCCAATCGCTTTGGAACCACCATCAAATCTTCAAGGCAAGCAAATGAAAAATAACTTTGGATTCCAGTATGAGCTGTTTAATCAAATAAAATGGAAGCCGAGCCCGTCAATCGAGACCGTCGGTTATTGCATTTATCGGGACGGAAAGAAAATCGCTACGGTTGATGCTTCCACACACAGCTACAAAGATCATAATAGGAAAAAGGGGGTTTCCATCCTCTATGCGGTCACGGCATTTAACTTAGAAGGTAGTGAAAGCTCTCCTATTCATATCGTCATCAAACCATAACTTAAGTTGCAAATCATGATGAATACACTCTGCAAGTTCAAAACGCTATTTTTGTCTCTGGTCGTCATCTCATCAGCACTATCGGCCACCCAACAATCTGGCGGCGAACTGACGCAAAAGGGCGCATCGTTTTGCACTCCGCAACCCTCAGTGGAGCTCAAAGCGGGTTATTTCTTTTTTTTGGATTCCAAACTACGCAAGGTCTATGACAAGGGAGGGTTGGATGTTCAGTTTTGTGCTTCTTATCCCTTATGGAACCTGACGAGAAGATGGACCCTCAGCGCATACGGTGCCGTAGAATATTTTTATCGATCAGGCAAATCGATGAATGAAAATCAAAAAACGGCTTTATGGTCGGTTCCTGTCAGTGTCGGCCTTAAACCCGCCTATAGGATAGGTCCGAACATGTATTATTATTGCGCTGCCGGACCTCGCTATTTCTATGTTCACCAGCACAACAGCTCTTCTTATGTCCCTCGAAATAATTCAAGAAACTGTCTTGGCCTCTTTGTGAACACGGGTTTCAATTATTTAGTGGGGGAGCACTTTGTGATCGATGTTTTCGGTGAGTACTCCTATGGTAAAGTGCGGTTTCATGGGGGAAGTTCTCAAGTCTACACAAGTAATGTCCAAATGGGCGGTTTTACTTTCGGGGGAGGACTTGGGTACTCATTTTAAAGGAAGGATCTTCGCCAGACATTCGAGAAAATCGTTCAGCCATAACATCGGTTGTTTTCATGGAAGGGGCAGTCCTCCCAACTTTGCAATTTGGAAATGCTCATAGGAAAGGGAAAAGTTAGCGAATGCGCCCCAATGGGAGAGGGTTCCACTTTTTTGATCTTCTCTATAGAAGAAGTAGCGGAGGCCGGGAACAGGTTAGTAAAAACCTTTCAGGTTTTGTGCCTGCTCTGTTTAGTTTCAACCGACACTTCTTCCTTGAGAGAAAATTCCTTCCAATTAAGCCATTCATTCATTGAAGGCATATCCTAGGTCCTGTTGACGACAGAGAGATATCTCCAAGAGTTTTAGGGCAGTCTACAGGGAGGCTGTTTAATTGCTTTTCTTCACAATCTCGGATTTGAGCATCATCGAGCCAAAGCCGGGAACCTTCGCTTCTATGTTGTGGCCGTTGACCTCGTCGACGAGGCGTATGTTCTTCACTTTTACACCTGCTTTCAAAGCGGTTGAAGAGCCTTTGACCTTGATGTCTTTGACAATTGTCACACTGTCGCCATCTTGGAGGATATTTCCATGCGCATCTTTCACAACCGTTGGTGTGGGTTCACTCTCTTCCTTGGCCTCGATCGCCCATTCATGGCCACATTCCGGGCAGATATAAAGGGCCCCATCTTCGTAGGTGTAATCGGAACTGCACTGGGGGCATTTAGGTAAATTTGTCATAATTCAATCGCCTTTCTGTATAAATTATCACTGTACGTTATGATCGGCACAGCAGTCTAATGAAAAGTTTCAATGCAGCCACCAAGGATCTTTGGCCTCTACTTGCAAAGGCCCTGCAGTTCGGTTTGGAAATAGGGGTTTTGCACTTTTCTTTGCAGCTCCCGGAGCTGATGCGCAATTTCTTCGCTGATCTCTTCGGGATAGTGTTGAAGATAGAGGAGAGCAACATAGACCCTGCCCGGATGGTTTTGACTGCAGATCCACTCACCCGGTGTGAATAGGTCAAAAATGCCGGTCGCTTTGAGCGAGGGGAGTAGTTCGGTAATCGCTCTTTTGATTTCCGCAATTTGATCCTGCCCCGCATCCTCTTGAAGGAGCCCGTCCAGCAAGGCGATATTGTTTAAGGTCGCCGCGACTGTGCCTTTACGGGCTTTACCTTGAAAGCCGGTGAAAGGGTTAGTGGCTACCGTGTGATCGTCGCCATCCGGTAAAATGTCTTCAGGGGTCGAAACCTTATTCATTACCTACACACAATGTCATTTCAGACTCTCAAAAAATTCTTCTACTTCTTTACTCCAGCAAGGGAGGTTGGCAAAAATATTAGCAGTGTCCGGATTTTGCTTGCTATCGAGATAGTGGACATGTGCTTTGATCAGCGCCTCTTTCAGAAATGGAATCAAGCGAGGGTGAGGATTGTTTTTGGTAAAGTTACTGATCAGTGAGCAGGATATTGTACTTCCTCCCCGTTGTTTTGTGACGGCAAGCCAATCGGCGACAGACTCGAGTGCAGTAGTGCGAAGGCTCTCCTCTGAAAAGCTATCAAAATCGTCACAGTTAAGACCGAAGGAGTCGTGATAGGCCTCTTCGTTCTGATGTTCCCCTCGGGCAGCAAGATAGGTTAAACGCTCCTCATCTTCCCACCCGCCTTCGAAATGCTTTGCACTGAGTTTACACAAGTCGTGGCGGAGAAGCTGTCTCTCCTCACAGCCGAGGGCGATGCCAAATTCATAAACATACTGCCGGTGAATTTTTAGGTCGGCAACAAAGAAGAGCCTTTGCCTTGCCAGTTCTGGGGTCATGAAATGCACATTTTGGGTTGTTTGCTCGTATTCGGCAAGGTGTGTCTCAATTTCTGCCTCCTCAAGAGAGGCGTGCTTTAAGATATCCGTTATTCGCGACCTGGTCTCTTGTAAAAGAAGCCTGGTGAGCCACGAGGCTTCGTTTTTAGGGAGGCTGCCGATACGCAGCTTGAATTCTTTAATTTTCTCAAGTCGCTCTTCAGTGGATAAAACGGCATCTTGCTCGATTTCAAACAGGAGGTATTCAAAGACTGTTTGCGCTTCCGCAGCGGGTTCTGCGCAAGAAAGAAGGAGCGAGCAGCAAACTGTGAACAAAAATAAAATTATTTTCATAAGACACTTTTTCGAAAGACAATAACAGAAACGTGCTTTGTTCTCTAGTGTGCTATGGTGACATTCTCTCGGTTAAATAGTGTAATGTGATGATGAATTATTAAATTAAGGTTTTTATGCGTAATATTACTTCATTTCAATTGCTGCTCGATTGCTGGGGCACGGAAACTTATCAGGTCAACAGCTACATCTATAACATTTCGTCTTGCCAAGTTGAATAGCGCTTCCTGAGTGAGCCCTTTAGATCAATTTTTCCAAAAACTCCAGTCGAACAGACTGGTTAATGCCATCAAAAGTAACAATCAGGGCATGATCTTGGGTGAAGGGGTGTATCACGACAGGAAACGAAACTCTTTCTTTGTTCTTAGGAAGGGGCGTTAGTGGAAGGTTCCTGGGCATCGCGGAGTGGTAATGTAAAAGCAAGTAGTTTGTTTTTTAGTTAGTCTGGGTTTTTAGTTATGCTAGAATAATTTGTTGCTTGAAATTGGTTTTTTACTATAATTGTCGCACTTTTATTTAGGAGACCCTTACCATGAAATATCTATTACTCGCCCTTTTAGGTTGTTTCACTGCCTGTGCCACCGTGCACCACTGTGAACCTGCCGACAAGCTGACGACCGGCACTGTTCAACGAGAAATTTATCTGGGGATGCCCGCTTCCGACGTGGCAGCTGCCCTTGGCGCTCCAAATATCGTATCGCTTGATGAAATGAGAGATGAGGTGTGGGTTTATGATAAAATCTCAAGCCAAGTGGAGTACAGTGCCCAGCGCGGGGGAGTGTGGCTGTTGATCGCTGGAGGTGGATCAGAGTCAGGCTATCAGCGTAAAAGTCAGCGCACATTGACGATCATCGTCAAATTCAATAAAGACAAGCAAGTCAAAGATTTCACTTATCACTCGTCCAGTTTCTAAACATGAAAAAAACTTTATTAATCCTCATCGCGACTGCGTTTATTCTCACGAGCTGCGCCAAACCGCCGAACGACCTGATGAAGCCGTGCGCTGAAACTTTCAAGATTCGGACTCAGCAGTCGCATGCATTCAATGTCACGTCCGACAAACAGCTGCTTCAAGCGTCTGTGTCGGTTTTGCAAGACATGGGGTACACCATCAGGGAATCCTCATATGAATATGGTGTGCTTACGGCAGTGAAAGAGGCAAATGCCGTGTCGGCAGGACAAGTTGCGGGCGCTATCGCCGTTGCAATACTGTGCGGTACAGCTACACCCATCGACAAAACGCAGTTTATTACTGTTACGATGGTTATTTTAGATAAAAGCGAAAACGGTCAGGCTACCGCACGGACGACTTTTCAACGAGTCATCGTCAGGACGGACAACACGCAATATGCTGAGATGCTGACAGACGCCAATGTCTACAGAGAATTTTATGAAAAACTGGATAAAGCTCTATTTTTAGAGGTCAATAACTTATGAAGAGCGTTCAATTCGCCCTCATTTTAATTCCGTTGGTTTTGACCGGTTGGGCGGCGCCAACTGCCGCCCGGCGCCAACTGCCGCCATCACATCCACAGAGTCGCAACTCATGATTCGCCAGGCTCAAACCCGCGAGTATGAACAGGTCTCGAAAAAGCAGGCGATGAGAGCATCCATTGCAACGCTTCAGGATCTCAATTTCATTCTTGATAAGGTGGATGCGGACTTGGGTGCGATATCGGCATCAAAATTCAGTACGGGCATCAGTGTCAAAGTGACTGTGACTATTAGGGAAAAAGCGCCCAATCTAGTCACTGTCAGAGCGAACACAACGTATGGAGAAAGAACTGTTGATGATCCTGTTGTCTATCAGGACTTTTTCGCCTTGCTGGATAAGTCGCTATTTCTAGTGAAAAACCAAGTGGATTGAGATTTTCGCTAGATTAGAGTAATCCCTTTTCCGATGACGCGTCTCTCAAGCTAAAATTTCCGATACAGTTATGGGTTGAATAAATAATTTACATTTTTCAACCAATCTTCTTATGGTGGGCTCAAGCATACCGAAAGGGTTTCAAGATTCGGCATGGGAGCTCTCTCTATCTGCCAAATCCGAATTTTGAGACATTCGCGATAAATCCCAATTCAGTAAGCAGAGCGCTAGGGTGCTTAAGTGGGGGGCTATGAAAAGCAAATCGTCAGCTAAGATGGGGAAATTGAAGATAAAAAGAGCTTATGATCCTCCGTCTGTGGATGACGGCGTTCGCATTTTAGTGGATGGGTTGTGGCCGAGAGGAAAAACCAAGGAAGAGATGCAGCTCGATTTATGGCTTAAAAGCGTCGCCCCCAGCCTAGATCTAAGGAAATGGTTTTCTCATGACCCGGAGAAGTGGGCTGAGTTCCAGCGGAAGTATTTAAGCGAATTAGAGGCTAATCGAGAGGAGCTAAATCCCATCGTCGATGCCCTGAAGATGGGAGCGGTGACTCTTGTCTATGGCGCGCGGGATCAAGAGCACAACAACGCCCTTTGCCTGAAGCAATTTCTGGAGAGGTACTATCACCTGAAATCCAATTAAAATCCTATCATGTGTCGAGTGGATTGACTTTCTCGACGATAAACAAATCGGCATAGTATTTGGGCAGCTTTTCAAAAAGATCGGGGCTAGTGTCTAAAACGGAAGCTAAAACTTCATCGGAATAGGCACGGACACTCGCTGTAAACCCGATATCCCGCGGCATTCCCTGGTCGAAAAAGATCAACAGGTGCAGGGGCGTCGATTCGAGATTTTCAATATGGTGCGGATACGCTTTGGGAATAAAGTAGATATCCCCCTTTTCCATCACATAGGTGTCTACTTGGCCGGAGGGGCTTTGAATGGACATGCGGCCTCTGCCCTCTGCCACATATCCCAGCTCGGCAGTTTCGGGGTGCCAATGCGGCTCGCGCATTCCCTGTCCTGTCAGGGTGAGGGAATAGAGGGCTTGGTTTTTTGCGATCGGCCAGGTATTTTGCCGAGCCATGCGGGCTGTGCCTCCTTCATTGATAACAAGGGGCTTTGACGCTTCGACAGCGTAGCGATAAGGCGTTGAGTAGCGCGCGTCCTCCGGAACCGATACGGGGTTTTTGCGCAGCGTGGCAAACACGCTGTTCAGGGATCGTTTCAGGGGCTGAAAGACCTGTTTATCGACATTCCATGTATTGCCTAAGACAGCATCCGTAAACATTCCGAGAGAGCTGGAGAGAGGAAAATCCTCTGTGTCTTCGCTTGAAAAGTTTAAAATCAGTTCAGCTCTCTCATCGCCGACGTTTTCGATATGATGCAAAGCCCCGGAGGGGATTAAAAATACCTCTCCTGGCTGCACCAGAAAGGTCGCTTTAGCATCGCCCGTGTGATAGAGCGTGATTAAAACTTTGCCTTTTAAGCAATATCCCAGCTCATCGGCATTGGCATGCCAGTGGGGTTCACGAATCCCGTTCACCTCCAGAATTAGCTTGTAGAGAGACATCCCGCGGAGTATTGGAAAATTACTCTTGCTGGCCTTGATACGCATGCCGCCTTCCGTATGCTCATCGGGTGGAATTTTACTGAATTTCAAGAGGTGTTCTGAACTCATGACGATCCTTCTTTCACGCTATACCAAACTGTCTCAAATTTGAGATTTTGAGACAGTTTCGGTGTGTCTCTTTACATTTGCTTAAAATCGTCCCATTTGTAAACCATTTTTAATTATCTTGGGGCGGCTTGTTGTTGAAATAATAGAAGGTGGTAATTCATTGTCTTCTTACTTTTAACGGTTTAAAAACTATGCCGGGAGTGAAAGTAATGAAAAATGCGTTGGCAGCCCAGTCGCTTGTTTTCTTTGCGATTATTCAATCCCGAGGCTTTCTTAAAGCTCTCATGCCAAATTTTGAGATACTGTCGGTATAACCAAGAGAAGATGATCGTCGACTGCGGCGAGGTCTATCTGGTCTCCGCATTTGAAAGTCGGGACGGGGTAAGTGTATATAACTTTAATGGTCAAAGGCTTTGGGAGGTTCGATTTTCAGCTAAGATCCATTCCATCAGTGTG includes:
- a CDS encoding zinc ribbon domain-containing protein YjdM — protein: MTNLPKCPQCSSDYTYEDGALYICPECGHEWAIEAKEESEPTPTVVKDAHGNILQDGDSVTIVKDIKVKGSSTALKAGVKVKNIRLVDEVNGHNIEAKVPGFGSMMLKSEIVKKSN
- a CDS encoding DUF7709 family protein, encoding MNKVSTPEDILPDGDDHTVATNPFTGFQGKARKGTVAATLNNIALLDGLLQEDAGQDQIAEIKRAITELLPSLKATGIFDLFTPGEWICSQNHPGRVYVALLYLQHYPEEISEEIAHQLRELQRKVQNPYFQTELQGLCK
- a CDS encoding DUF488 domain-containing protein, giving the protein MKSKSSAKMGKLKIKRAYDPPSVDDGVRILVDGLWPRGKTKEEMQLDLWLKSVAPSLDLRKWFSHDPEKWAEFQRKYLSELEANREELNPIVDALKMGAVTLVYGARDQEHNNALCLKQFLERYYHLKSN
- a CDS encoding cupin domain-containing protein, which encodes MSSEHLLKFSKIPPDEHTEGGMRIKASKSNFPILRGMSLYKLILEVNGIREPHWHANADELGYCLKGKVLITLYHTGDAKATFLVQPGEVFLIPSGALHHIENVGDERAELILNFSSEDTEDFPLSSSLGMFTDAVLGNTWNVDKQVFQPLKRSLNSVFATLRKNPVSVPEDARYSTPYRYAVEASKPLVINEGGTARMARQNTWPIAKNQALYSLTLTGQGMREPHWHPETAELGYVAEGRGRMSIQSPSGQVDTYVMEKGDIYFIPKAYPHHIENLESTPLHLLIFFDQGMPRDIGFTASVRAYSDEVLASVLDTSPDLFEKLPKYYADLFIVEKVNPLDT